Below is a genomic region from Mycolicibacter hiberniae.
GGTGCGGGCACGGGTGTCCAGCTCTAAACCGTTGGTCAGCCGCCAGATCGCCGCCTGGGTGGCCGCTATCGCCTCGTGCTCGGCGATGTTCCCGCGGCCCAGATACCCGGCCTCCCGCAACCGCCGGCTCACCTCGACGGTGTTCAGCCGCGGCACGGAGTTGCGCAGGATCCAGTCGACCTGAACCTCGCGGGCGTCCCGTTCGGCGGCCCCCAGGTGGGGAACAGCCGACCAGGTGTCGATCCGGTAGGCCGAGGGGCGGGTCGGCGCAATACCGTGAAAGTCCAGCGAATACGCCGCGATACCGGGGTTGAGCCGAATCAGATCGGTGCGCGCGCTCGTGCCGTCGGTGAACACGATGCGGTCCACGGTGTGCGAATAGGTGCCGCCGTGGTAGCGGGTCATCCGGTCGATATCGACCGCCGGTCGCGGATGGACCCTGCGGCGCACAGTCACCGCGGGCTGGGTATCGGGCAGCGGAAGAACGGAGGCAGAAACGGTCATGCCGAGTCGACTTTCTGGTCTGATGCGCGCACGGCAGCACCTGACCGGAAACCGGGGACGGGCTGCGACGCTAAGGAATCAGGGCGTCAGAGAATCAACGACAACAACACGCGGCAAGGCGGCACGAAACGTGCGGCTGCGGCTGCGTGATGTTCGACATACACATACCCTACGACATGTACCGCAGCGGCGCGAGTTGCCATGATTTCAATTCGCCATGAGCGCAACTGGTGGGCAAAACCGACCGATGGTCCATGATTGGCGCCGTTACTCATCAGGAGGAAATCAATGACGTCCGCGCAGAACGAATCTCAGGCCCTGGGGGACCTTGCCGCACGGCAACTGGCCAATGCGACCAAGACTGTCCCGCAGCTGGCCACCATCACGCCGCGCTGGCTGTTGCACCTGCTGAACTGGGTTCCGGTGGAAGCCGGCATCTACCGGGTCAACCGAGTGGTCAACCCCGGTCAGGTGGCCATTCATGCCGAGCAGGGGGCGGGCTCTGCAGAACCGCTGCCGCAGACTTTCGTGGACTACGAGACCAGCCCGCGCGAATACACGCTGCGGTCCATCTCGACGATTCTCGATGTGCACACCCGGGTCTCCGACCTGTACTCCAGCCCGCACGACCAGGTCGCGCAGCAGCTGCGGCTCACCATCGAGACCATCAAGGAACGCCAGGAGTTCGAACTGGTCAACAACCCGGAGTACGGCCTGCTGGCCCAGGTGACCCCGGAGCAGACCATCTCGACCATCACCGGGCCGCCCACTCCCGACGACCTGGACTCGCTGATCACCAAGGTGTGGAAGACGCCCGGGTTCTTCCTGACCCACCCGCTGGGCGTGGCCGCCTTCGGCCGCGAGGCCACCCGCCGCGGCGTGCCCCCGGTGGTGGTGAACCTGTTCGGCGCGCAGTTCATCACCTGGCGCGGCATCCCGATCGTGCCCAGCGACAAGGTTCCGGTGGAAGACTCCAAGACCAAGATCCTGCTGGTGCGAACCGGCGAGGAGCGCCAGGGCGTCGTCGGGTTGTTCCAGCCCGGCCTGGTCGGCGAGCAGGCCCCGGGTCTGTCGGTCCGGTTCACCGGGATCAACCGGTCGGCGATCGCGTCCTATCTGGTCACGCTGTACAACTCGCTGGCCGTGCTCACCGACGATGCGCTCGCTGTGCTCGACGACGTCTCGGTGGACCGTTTCCATGAGTACGAGTGACCCCGGGCCGGTAGCTGCCGGGGGAAACCCGCCGATCAGCGCGGCCGAGCTGGAGATCTTGGCCAATCAGCTCTACGCCCTCGGCGCTCAGCCCGGTCCGGACTCACCCCCGCAGACCACCGCGGTGGCACCGCGGGGCGGGGCGGGCGATCCGAGCGGACTGCTGCCGGCCGGCGTGGGCGACCTCGCGGCGTTCGCGGTGCCGTCCGGCATCGTGCCGACCGTGCCGGGGGTCCTGTCCGGTTATCCGGCCGCCGGCCCGGCCGTCCCGGTCGCTCCGCGCGGATCGGCCCCGGACTGGCCGGCCGGCAGTTCGGCGGTTCCCCACCTGGAGCTGCCCGCGGCTCCGGCGCCGGCAACCGGCGGCGACGAGGCGAACTACTACTTCTTGTCGCGCCCGGCGCCGGCCACCCAGCCGGTTCCGGTGACGCCGGACACCCATGAGGTTTTCGACGTCAACGCGGTGCGGGCCGACTTCCCGATTCTGCGTGAGACCGTCAACGGCAAACCGCTGATCTGGTTCGACAACGCCGCCACCACGCAGAAGCCGCAGGCCGTGATCGACCGGCTGGCGTACTTCTACGCCCACGAGAACTCCAACATCCACCGGGCCGCGCACGAGCTTGCGGCCCGCGCCACCGATGCCTACGAGGATGCCCGCGACACCGTCCGGCGGTTTGTGGGTGCGCCCCGCAGCGAAGACATCGTGTTCGTGCGGGGCACCACCGAAGCGATCAACCTGGTCGCTTACGCATGGGGCGGCAAGCATCTGCGCCCCGGTGACGAGATCGTCATCACGCACCTGGAGCATCACGCGAATATCGTTCCGTGGCAGATGATCTCGAAACAGACCGGCGCGATTCTGCGGGTGGCCCCGGTGGATGACGCGGGCAACCTACTGTTGGGCGGGTTCGAGGATCTGCTGGGTCCGCGGACCAAACTGGTTGCCGCCACGCACGTCTCCAACGCGTTGGGGACCGTCACCCCGGTGCACGAGATCGTCGAACTCGGGCACCGCTACGGCGCCCGGGTGCTGATCGACGGGGCGCAGTCGATCCCCCACATCCCGATCGACGTACAGTCGTTGGGAGCGGACTTCTTCGCGTTTTCCGGGCACAAGATCTTCGGCCCCACCGGGATCGGTGTGCTGTACGGGACCGAAGAGGCCCTGGCAGAGACGCCGCCATGGCAGGGTGGAGGCAACATGATCGCCGACGTCACCGTTGAGCGTTCGCTGTACCAGCAACCGCCCAACAAATTCGAGGCGGGCACCGGCAATATCGCCGACGCCGTCGGCCTCGGTGCGGCGCTGCGCTATGTGGAGCGGGTGGGGGTCGAACGTATCGCCGCCTACGAACACGCGCTGCTGGAGTACGCCACGCCGCGGTTGGCCGCTATACCGGGCGTGCGGATCGTCGGGACCGCCGACGAGAAGGCCAGCGTGTTGTCGTTCGTGTTGGCCGGCCACGACCCGGCCGACGTCGGCAAGGCCCTCAACGCCGAGGGCATCGCGGTGCGCGCCGGGCACCACTGCGCGCAACCCATCCTGCGCCATTACGGGCTGGAGGCCACCGTGCGTCCGTCGTTCGCGTTCTACAACACCTTCGAAGAGATCGACGTGTTCATCAGGGCCGTCCGGCGCATCGCCGAGGGGAGCGCGTAGCACCGATGGCGGTTTCGGCGAGAAAGGGCAATTGATGGGCAGGATCTATGACAACGTCACCGAGCTGGTCGGCCACACGCCACTCGTGCGGCTCAATCGGCTGACCGAGGGTTTGGGCGCCCAGGTGGCGGCCAAACTCGAGTTCTACAACCCCGCCAACAGCGTCAAGGACCGCATCGGCGTCGCGATCATCGACGCCGCGGAGAAATCCGGCCAGCTTCGCCCCGGCGGCACCATCGTCGAGGCCACCAGTGGCAACACCGGTATCGCCCTGGCGATGGTCGGTGCCGCGCGCGGCTACAAGGTGATCCTGACCATGCCGGACACCATGTCGACCGAACGGCGGGTGATGCTGCGGGCCTACGGCGCCGAGATCGTCCTGACGCCCGGCTCCGAGGGGATGGCCGGCGCGGTGGCCAAGGCCAAGCAGATCGTCGCCGACACGCACAACGCCTTGTCCGCGAATCAGTTCGCCAACCCGGCCAACCCGGCCATCCACGAACGCACCACCGCAGAAGAGGTGTGGAAGGACACCGACGGCGCGGTGGACATCTTCGTCGCCGGTATCGGTACCGGCGGCACGCTTACCGGCGTCTCGCACGTCCTCAAGTCACGCAAGCCGGAAGTCCAGATCGTCGGGGTGGAACCCAAGGACTCGGCGATCCTGAACGGCGCCGACCCCGGTCCGCACAAGATCCAGGGTCTGGGACCCAATTTCATCCCCGAGGTGCTCGACCGCAATGCCTACGACGAGATCATCGACGCGCAGTTCGACGACGCCATCCGGGTGGCTCGCGCACTAGGCACCCAGGAGGGCATTCTCGGCGGCATTTCGGCCGGCGCCAATGTGTGGGCTGCCCTGGAGCTGGCCAAACGCCCCGAGAACGCGGGGAAGCTGATCGTGGTGGTGATCCCCGACTTCGGTGAGCGCTACATCTCGACGCCACTGTTCGAACACATTAGGGAATGATCACGCCCATGACAGGCGTGTGGAAGACGTTGCGCGAGGACCTGCGCAACGCGCGAGACCATGACCCGGCCGCGCGCGGGGACGTCGAGAACGCCCTGGTCTATTCCGGCCTGCACGCGATCTGGTCGCATCGGCTCGCGCACCGACTGTGGGCCAGACCGGCACTGCGCGGGGTGGCTCGCGTGCTGGCACAGGCCACCCGGTTCGCCACCGGCATCGAGATCCACCCGGGTGCGACCATCGGCCGGCGCTTCTTCATCGACCATGGCATGGGCGTGGTGATCGGCGAGACCACCCAGATCGGCGATGACGTCATGGTCTACCACGGGGTGACCCTCGGCGGGCGCTCGCTGAGCCACGGCAAGCGCCACCCGACCATCGGCAACGGCGTCACCGTGGGCGCCGGAGCCAAGGTGCTGGGCCCGATCACCATCGGGGACGGCAGCGCCATCGGGGCCAATGCGGTGGTCACCCAGGACGTCCCGGCGGACTGCATCGCCACGGGCATTCCGGCTTCGGTGCGGCACCGCACCGAGAAGCAGCGGGAGCCGCTGGTCGACCCGACGAGCTACATCGACCCGGCGATGTATATCTAAGACCCGGCACCTGCGCCGGGTATGGGCTCCGCGGCGATCACATAGTCGCGACCGTGCCGCAGGCCGCCCTCGCGCTCGTGCAGAGCCAGCGCTCGCTGCTGCAGATCGTCGACGTAGCGCAGCATCGAGGCGGCCAGCTCCGGCGAGCCGAACCGTTCGGCCCGCCGCCGGCACATGTCGAGCTGGCCGTGGACGTGCCGGGGGCCGTAACGGATGGGGAAACGGCGGAACTGCACCGTGCGCAGGCCCGCCAGAGCCAGCTGCCGCAGCACCCACTCCAGCGGATACTCCCGGTAGGGCCGTTCGCCGGCCAGCAGCAGGCACGCGTCGCGAACGCGGCCGATCTCCCAGATGATCCGGCCGCTTTCGGTGTTCGGCGGGTACTGCACGTAGGGCTCCAGGCCGGTGACGTAGAGCCGGCCGCCGTCGGCGACCAGGGGCCGCAGCCGCTGGAAGACGTGGTCCTGCCAGTAGGGCGCGAAGCCCTCGATGGCGCCGACGAGGTAGTCGGCCAGCACCGTGTCGAACGTCTCGCCGGCGAGCAGGCCGCCATCGATCCAGTTGCCCACCAGTATCCGATCCTGCGGCCGGACGCTGTCCCCGAGTGCGGCGCGGCTGGCGTCGGCCATCCCGGAAGCGGCGGTGATCGCGGTCCAGCTTTCGGTCGGCAGCGTCTGGATCCATTGCAGGGACTTCACGCCGGCACCGGAATCGAGCATGCTGCCCCAGGGGCGGTCGCCATGCAGTGTCTCGATGTAGCGAAACAGTGCGGACACTGCGGGTGCGGGGTTGGCGGACAACGGAATTGCTCACCTTCCGCGGCGTCGCGCGCACGTGCAACGCCGGTTGGTCCCGCCTGGGTGTGTGCGCGTGACTGAGCCTAGCGTCGCCACCCGGCTAATGAAAATCATTGTCATCAAAAGCGCGCCGTGTCATCCAGCTGACCAAAGCGGGTGAGGCGCCCGGGGCACGGTGCCTACTGGACCTGCCATTGTGGAGCCACCTAGGAGAATCGAACTCCTGACCTATTCATTACGAGTGAATTGCTCTACCGACTGAGCTAAGGTGGCGCGCCCGGCCTGAACCGGGCCGGGTCAGTCTACAGGTCGTCTCGCAGTGCTTGTCCGACGGTGGCCACCATGGCGCCCACAGCGAAGCGGGGCTTGACGTTGGCCGCAAGCGCCTCGCGGCATTCGAGCACTGCCTCGATGCAGCGCAACAACCGGTCCGGCGGTGCGTGAGCCGCGATCGCGGCGGCCGCGTCGGTCATGTCCGGGTGGCTGGGCCGGGCCACGCCGGCCGGGGCCATGGCGACCAGCAGGGCGTCGCGGAAATAGGTGGCCAGGTCGATCAGCGCGCGGTCCAGCGCATCCCGCGAAGCCCGCTTGTGGCGGGAATTCTGCCGGCGCTCCAGGTCCTTGATCAGTCCGGCGGTGCCACGCAGGGTTCCAGCGGTGCCCTTGCCGGTGCCACCAGCCCCCAACGCAGTGCGCAGCTCATCGGTCTCGGCCTCCGAGCGTTCGGCGGTCAGGTCCCGGGCCTCGGATTCCGCCGCGGCCACCAGGTCATCGACCGCGGCGAAGGCCCGCGACGGAGTCGCGGCGTCCCGTGCCAGCGAAAGCGCCCGCTGCCGGCGCTGCCGGGCTTCGGAATCGGTGGCCAGCCGCCGAGCCCGCCCCACATGGCCGCCGCTGACCGCCGCCGCCCACTCCGCGGTCGCCGAGTCCAGGCCGTCGACCTCCATCAGCACCTGAGCGACCGCCGCCAGCGGTGGGGTCACCAACGCGACATGACGGCACCGGGACCGCAACGTGATCGCGATGTCCTCAGGATCCACCGAGGGCGCGCACAACAGGAACACCGTCGAAGGCGGCGGCTCCTCGACCACCTTGAGCAGGGCGTTGGCCGCGCCCTCGGTGAGCCGGTCGGCGTCCTCGATCACCACGATCTGCCAGCGCCCGGTCCCGGGCCGCCGCGAGGCGGCCTGCACGATGGCCCGCATCTCGTCGACACCGATGGACAGCCCCTCCGGCACGACACGCCGGACGTCGGCGTGGGTGCCGGCCATCGTCGTGGTGCAGGCCCGGCACCGGCCGCAACCGGGGCCGCCCTGCTCCTCCTCGGCGGTGCATTGCAGCGCCGAGGCGAAACACACCGCCGCGATGGACCGGCCCGAGCCGGGCGGGCCGGTGATCAGCCACGCGTGCGACATACCGCCCGCGGACATCGCCCCGGGCGCCCCGGGCTGCCGGGATGCCCGCACGGCTGACAGCAGTTCGGCCTCCACCGTCTGCTGACCCACCAAGCGGGTGAAAACTCCGGACATCACGGTCACAGTAGTGCCTGAACCGGACATGCCAACGCCATCAGCCTCGGTCATTCCTCGTCTCGCCCGATACGGTGTGCTGGTGAGCACCACGACCCTGGTCGGGCGGATCGAGCGATTCGTCCGCTGGGTTGTGCGCACACCCTGGCCCGTTTTCACGCTGAGCATGCTGCAGGCCGACATCATCGGCGCACTGTTCGTGTTCGGCTTCCTGCGGTTCGGCCTGCCCGACGAGGACCGGATCAACCTGCAGGACCTGCCGCGGCTGAATCTGGTGCTCTTCGGCGTCGTGCTGTTGTTCCTGTTCGGGCTCGGCTTTTCGATCAGCACCGCGTTGCTGATGCCGGTGTTCCGCTGGCAGCGCCGGGAGGCGCTGCTGGCCGATCTGGACACCCATGGCGACTCCGATCCCGCGGACACCGAACTGGCGCGATCCCGGGCGCTGCGGATGCCGTTCTACCGGTCCTTGATCAGCATCGGCTACTGGGCGGTGGGCGGGGTGGTGTTCGTCGCCATCAGCTGGCCGGTGGTGCACCACGTCGTGCCCGTGGTGGTCACCGCCACGGCCCTGGGGGCAGCGGCCACCGCGATCATCGGCTACCTGCAGTCCGAGCGGGTGCTGCGGCCGGTGGCCGTCGCCGCCCTGCGCGACGGCACCCCGGAGAACCTGCGGGCACCCGGTGTCATCCTCCGCCAGCTGCTGACCTGGCTGCTGTCCACGGGCGTGCCGGTGCTGGCGATCGTGCTGTCGGTGTTGGCCGGCAAGGCATCCCTGCTCAACGCCTCACCGGACAAGTTGTTCACCCCGATCCTGCTGATGGCACTGGCCGCCCTAGTCATCGGGCTGGCCGGCACCGTCCTGGTGTCCATGTCGATCGCCGACCCGCTGCGACAGTTGCGGTGGGCGCTGGGCGAGGTGCAGCGCGGCAACTACAACGCGCACATGCAGATCTATGACGCCAGCGAGCTGGGCCTGCTGCAGGCCGGTTTCAACGACATGGTGCGCGACCTCGCCGAGCGGCAGCGGCTGCGCGACCTGTTCGGGCGCTATGTGGGCGAGGATGTGGCCCGGCGTGCCCTGGAGCGCGGCACCGAATTGGGCGGCCAGGAACGCGACGTGGCGGTGCTGTTCATCGACCTGGTGGGTTCCACGCAGCTGGCCGCCACCCGGCCGCCCAGCGAGGTCGTCAACCTGCTCAACGAGTTCTTCCGGGTGGTGGTCGAAGCGGTGGGGCGCCATGGCGGTTTCGTCAACAAGTTCCAGGGTGATGCCGCACTGGCCATCTTCGGTGCGCCCATCGAGCACCCGGACGCCTCCAGTGCCGCCCTGGCGGCGGCCCGCGAGCTGCACGACGGCCTGCTGCCGGTGCTCGGTTCCGAGGAGTTCGGCATCGGGGTGTCGGCCGGGCGGGCGATCGCCGGGCACATCGGCGCCCGGGCCCGTTTCGAGTACACCGTGATCGGCGACCCGGTCAACGAGGCCGCCCGGCTGACCGAACTGGCGAAGTTGGACGACGGCCACGTGCTGGCGTCGGCGGTCGCGGTCAGCGGCGCGGTGGACGCCGAGGCGTTGTGCTGGGAGGTCGGCGAGATCGTCGAACTGCGCGGACGCACCGTACCGACGCAGCTGGCACGGCCGTTGAACCTGGCAACGCTGGAAACCATCCCGGCCGAAGACGCCGAGGCCTCGGCAGCCGCCGACTGAATCAGCGCTTGGCGGCCTTCTTGGCGGTTGCCTTCTTCGCGGGCGCCTTTTTCGCAGGCGCCTTGCGGACGGCCTTCTTCGCAGCCTTCTTGACCGGGCCCCGCGCCCGCCGATCGGCGAGCAGCTCGGCGGCACGCCCATCGGTGATCGAAGCCACCTCATCGCCCTTGCGCAGGCTGGCGTTGGTCTCGCCGTCGGTCACGTACGGACCGAACCGGCCGTCCTTGATCACCATCGGCTTGCCGCTCGCGGGGTCGGCACCGAGCTCGCGCAGCGGCGGAGCCGCCGCGGACTGGCGCCCCCTGCGTTTGGGCTCGGCGTAGATCTTCAGCGCCTCCTCCAGGGAGATGTCGAAGATCTGCTCCTCGCTCGCCAGCGACCGGGAATCGGTGCCGCGCTTGAGGTACGGCCCATAGCGACCGTTCTGTGCGGTGATCTCGTCGCCGGACTCGGGATCGACGCCCACCACCCGCGGCAACGAGAGCAGCTTCAGCGCATCCTCGAGCGTCACGGTGTCCAGACTCATGCTGCGCAGCAGCGAGCCGGTGCGCGGCTTCGGACCGGTCGGCTTCTTCCCCTTCTTGGCCGTCGCGCCGGACTCGTCGTCCGGGGGCGGCGGCAGAACTTCGGTGACGTAGGGGCCGTAGCGGCCGTCCTTGGCGACGATCTCGTGACCGCTGTCGGGGTCGATGCCCAGCGATCGGCCCTCTTGCGGGGTGGCGAAGCGTTCTTCGGCCAGCGCCAGGGTCAGTTCGTCGGGCGGCAGGGAGTCGTCCAGGTTGGCCCGCTGCGGGGTCGGCTCGCCGTCGTCGCCGGTGACCATGCGCTCCAGGTAGGGGCCGTTCTTGCCCACCCGCACATAGATCGGCCTGCCCTGCGCGTCGTCGAACAGCCGGATCGAGTTGATCTCACGGGCGTCGATGCCCTCCAGGTTCACCCCGACCAGCTTCTTGAGTCCCCCGGCCCGGGCGATGGAGTCCTCGACCCCGTAGTCGCCACCGAAGTAGAAGTTGTGCAGCCAGTCGACACGGCGCTGACGCCCCGCGGCGATCCCGTCGAGTTCGTCTTCCATCGCCGCGGTGAAGTCGTAGTCGACAAGCCGGCCGAAATGCTGTTCGAGCAGCCCGATGACGGCGAACGCCACCCAGGTCGGGACCAGCGCGCTGCCCTTCTTGTAGACGTAGCCGCGGTCTTGGATGGTCTTGATGATCGAGGAGTAGGTCGACGGCCGGCCGATGCCCAACTCCTCGAGCGACTTGACCAGCGACGCCTCGGTGTAGCGCGCCGGCGGGTTGGTGGCGTGGCCATCCGGGGTGGCCTCGGCGGCGTCCACCCGCTGCCCCTGGGTCAACTGCGGCAGCCGCCGCTCCGCGTCGTCGGCTTCACCGCCGGCCAACTCGTCGACGGTCTCCACGTAGGCCTTGAGGAAGCCCGGGAAGGTGATGGTCCGGCCGCTGGCGGCGAACGTCACCTGCTTGTCGCGCGATTGGCCGCCGATCCGCAGGCTCAGCGTCGTGCCGCGGGCGTCGGCCATCTGCGAGGCGACGGTGCGCTGCCAGATCAGCTCGTAGAGCCGGAACTCGTCGCTGCCCAGTTCGTTGCGCACCGCGTCGGGGGTGGCGAACGTCTCGCCGGCCGGCCGGATCGCCTCGTGGGCTTCCTGGGCGTTCTTGACCTTGCGGGTGTACTGCCGCGGCGACGGCGAGACGTACTCCTCGCCGTAGAGCTGACGGGCCTGGGTGCGCGCGGCGTCGATTGCCGACTGCGACAGCGTGGTCGAGTCGGTACGCATATAGGTGATGTAGCCGTTCTCGTAGAGCCGCTGGGCGATGCTCATCGTCCGTTCGGCGGAGAACCGCATTTTGCGGCCGGCTTCCTGCTGCAACGTCGAGGTCATGAAGGGTGCGTAGGGCCGCCGGGTGTAGGGCTTTTCCTCCACCGACGTCACCGACAGGGATGCACCGGCCAGCCCGGCCGCCAGTGCGGTGGCCGCCGCTTCGTCGAGCACCCGCACCTCGGTGGGCTTGCGCAGTGCCCCCAGCGAGTCGAAATCACGACCGCTGGCCACCCGGAGGTCGTCCACGGCGACCAGTCGGGCGGTGAAGATGGGCGGCGAGGCAGTGGGGTCGGAGACGCTGGCGTCCAGTTGAGCCACCACGTCCCAGTAGGAGGCGCTGCGGAACGCCATCCGCTCGCGTTCGCGCTGCACGATGATGCGGGTGGCCACCGACTGGACCCGGCCGGCCGACAGCTTCGGCGCGACCTTCTTCCACAGCACGGGGCTGACCTCGTAGCCGTACAGCCGGTCCAGCACGCGCCGGGTCTCCTGGGCGTCCACCAGGTCGATGTCCAGGTCGCGCGGGTTCTCCGCGGCGTTGCGGATCGCCGGCTCGGTGATCTCGTGGAACACCATCCGTTTGACCGGAATGCGCGGTTTGAGCGTCTCCAGCAGGTGCCAGGCGATCGCCTCGCCCTCCCGGTCACCATCGGTGGCCAGGTAGAGCTCGTCGACGTCCTTGAGCAGACCCTTGAGCTCGGTGACGGTGCTCTTCTTATCGGGGCTCACGATGTAGAGCGGTTCGAAGTCGGCGTCGACATTGACACCCAGGCGCGCCCAGGGTTCGGTCTTGTACTTCGCCGGCACATCGGCGGCATTGCGCGGCAGGTCCCGAATGTGCCCCCGCGAGGACTCGACTACATAGTTACTGCCCAGGTAGCCCGCAATTTTCCGTGCCTTGGTGGGCGACTCGACAATGACGAGCCGCCGCACGGGTGAACTTGTGCCGCCGTTGCGGCCGGGGTCAGCCAACTGCGCTTACACTCCACTTCTGTCCGCACCGCCACGTCACGCCGCCGGTGGCGGACAACTGACAATCTCGCACTCACTCCCGTGCCGATGCAAACTGGCGCTGCGCAGTGCATTCTCTCAAAACCCGTCCGCGTGGCCCGGGATGACGGCTCCGACACGCGGCCACTGACTCAATGCGTCGGGGTCTGGGGGCGATTCCCCGACGTTTTCGACCAGTCGCATCAACCGGCGCCGGCCGGTGATCCGCAACGCCGGGCGGCCCCCACGGCTGCCGATCAGCGTGGGCGCGATCCCAGCCCGCATCAGGGCCGAGGCCAACGGCGCGAAGGTGTCCGGCGCGTGCGGGTCGAGCCCGAGCAGGTACCGGTCGCCTTCCGCGGTTCCCGCCGCCAGCGTCCACGCCCGCAATTCACGCGGACCCGGCAGCCATTGCGGCGGAACGGTCTTGACCGCCCCGCGGGTCCACGCCGAAGCCAAAGCACGCAACCTCGGGTCGACCGCGGTCCGCACCAGCGGGGTGTCTTCGTCGGTGCGGGTGACTTCGGGCCGTAGACCGGCCTCCTCGATCAACTCGGCCAGGGCCGCCGCTCGCCATTGAGCTTCGACCACAACCGAGACCCGCGCGCCGTCCCCCGACACGACGATCTGCCCCGGACCAGCCAGCACCCCGGTGAGGTCGGCGACGCTGGGCGGCACCGACTCGGCCGAGAAGAAGGAAAGCTGGCTCACGTCACCGACAGTAAGCCGGTCG
It encodes:
- a CDS encoding family 2A encapsulin nanocompartment shell protein gives rise to the protein MTSAQNESQALGDLAARQLANATKTVPQLATITPRWLLHLLNWVPVEAGIYRVNRVVNPGQVAIHAEQGAGSAEPLPQTFVDYETSPREYTLRSISTILDVHTRVSDLYSSPHDQVAQQLRLTIETIKERQEFELVNNPEYGLLAQVTPEQTISTITGPPTPDDLDSLITKVWKTPGFFLTHPLGVAAFGREATRRGVPPVVVNLFGAQFITWRGIPIVPSDKVPVEDSKTKILLVRTGEERQGVVGLFQPGLVGEQAPGLSVRFTGINRSAIASYLVTLYNSLAVLTDDALAVLDDVSVDRFHEYE
- a CDS encoding family 2A encapsulin nanocompartment cargo protein cysteine desulfurase, translated to MRSLCSTTSRWTVSMSTSDPGPVAAGGNPPISAAELEILANQLYALGAQPGPDSPPQTTAVAPRGGAGDPSGLLPAGVGDLAAFAVPSGIVPTVPGVLSGYPAAGPAVPVAPRGSAPDWPAGSSAVPHLELPAAPAPATGGDEANYYFLSRPAPATQPVPVTPDTHEVFDVNAVRADFPILRETVNGKPLIWFDNAATTQKPQAVIDRLAYFYAHENSNIHRAAHELAARATDAYEDARDTVRRFVGAPRSEDIVFVRGTTEAINLVAYAWGGKHLRPGDEIVITHLEHHANIVPWQMISKQTGAILRVAPVDDAGNLLLGGFEDLLGPRTKLVAATHVSNALGTVTPVHEIVELGHRYGARVLIDGAQSIPHIPIDVQSLGADFFAFSGHKIFGPTGIGVLYGTEEALAETPPWQGGGNMIADVTVERSLYQQPPNKFEAGTGNIADAVGLGAALRYVERVGVERIAAYEHALLEYATPRLAAIPGVRIVGTADEKASVLSFVLAGHDPADVGKALNAEGIAVRAGHHCAQPILRHYGLEATVRPSFAFYNTFEEIDVFIRAVRRIAEGSA
- the cysK gene encoding cysteine synthase A: MGRIYDNVTELVGHTPLVRLNRLTEGLGAQVAAKLEFYNPANSVKDRIGVAIIDAAEKSGQLRPGGTIVEATSGNTGIALAMVGAARGYKVILTMPDTMSTERRVMLRAYGAEIVLTPGSEGMAGAVAKAKQIVADTHNALSANQFANPANPAIHERTTAEEVWKDTDGAVDIFVAGIGTGGTLTGVSHVLKSRKPEVQIVGVEPKDSAILNGADPGPHKIQGLGPNFIPEVLDRNAYDEIIDAQFDDAIRVARALGTQEGILGGISAGANVWAALELAKRPENAGKLIVVVIPDFGERYISTPLFEHIRE
- the epsC gene encoding serine O-acetyltransferase EpsC, producing the protein MTGVWKTLREDLRNARDHDPAARGDVENALVYSGLHAIWSHRLAHRLWARPALRGVARVLAQATRFATGIEIHPGATIGRRFFIDHGMGVVIGETTQIGDDVMVYHGVTLGGRSLSHGKRHPTIGNGVTVGAGAKVLGPITIGDGSAIGANAVVTQDVPADCIATGIPASVRHRTEKQREPLVDPTSYIDPAMYI
- a CDS encoding DNA polymerase III subunit delta'; protein product: MSGVFTRLVGQQTVEAELLSAVRASRQPGAPGAMSAGGMSHAWLITGPPGSGRSIAAVCFASALQCTAEEEQGGPGCGRCRACTTTMAGTHADVRRVVPEGLSIGVDEMRAIVQAASRRPGTGRWQIVVIEDADRLTEGAANALLKVVEEPPPSTVFLLCAPSVDPEDIAITLRSRCRHVALVTPPLAAVAQVLMEVDGLDSATAEWAAAVSGGHVGRARRLATDSEARQRRQRALSLARDAATPSRAFAAVDDLVAAAESEARDLTAERSEAETDELRTALGAGGTGKGTAGTLRGTAGLIKDLERRQNSRHKRASRDALDRALIDLATYFRDALLVAMAPAGVARPSHPDMTDAAAAIAAHAPPDRLLRCIEAVLECREALAANVKPRFAVGAMVATVGQALRDDL
- a CDS encoding adenylate/guanylate cyclase domain-containing protein gives rise to the protein MPTPSASVIPRLARYGVLVSTTTLVGRIERFVRWVVRTPWPVFTLSMLQADIIGALFVFGFLRFGLPDEDRINLQDLPRLNLVLFGVVLLFLFGLGFSISTALLMPVFRWQRREALLADLDTHGDSDPADTELARSRALRMPFYRSLISIGYWAVGGVVFVAISWPVVHHVVPVVVTATALGAAATAIIGYLQSERVLRPVAVAALRDGTPENLRAPGVILRQLLTWLLSTGVPVLAIVLSVLAGKASLLNASPDKLFTPILLMALAALVIGLAGTVLVSMSIADPLRQLRWALGEVQRGNYNAHMQIYDASELGLLQAGFNDMVRDLAERQRLRDLFGRYVGEDVARRALERGTELGGQERDVAVLFIDLVGSTQLAATRPPSEVVNLLNEFFRVVVEAVGRHGGFVNKFQGDAALAIFGAPIEHPDASSAALAAARELHDGLLPVLGSEEFGIGVSAGRAIAGHIGARARFEYTVIGDPVNEAARLTELAKLDDGHVLASAVAVSGAVDAEALCWEVGEIVELRGRTVPTQLARPLNLATLETIPAEDAEASAAAD